Part of the Candidatus Brocadia sinica JPN1 genome, ATGGCGGAAAGACCCGTTATTGGAGGCATTTCTCATATCAGTGAGCCTTGCCGTAGCTGCCATCCCGGAGGGCCTGCCGGCCATCGTGACAATCGCTCTGGCATTGGGGGTACAACGCATGGTGAAGCGACATGTATTAATTCGAAAACTACCGTCTGTAGAGACCCTGGGGTGTGCTACGGTCATTTGCTCGGACAAGACAGGTACCCTTACACAAAACGAGATGACCGTAAGGAAGATGTTTGTCAACGGAAAGACTGTTGACATCTCAGGAACGGGTTACGCCCCGGAAGGAAATTTCACGTTCAATAATATGCCTCTTTCAGAAATCGATAAGCGAATGGTAACGTGTGTTCTGGGCATAGGTGTATTATGTAACAATGCCCATCTGAAAAGAGATAATACTACGTGGAAGGTTATTGGAGACCCCACAGAAGGTGCTATTTTGAGTGCAGCGGCGAAAACAGGTATCTGGAAGGAAAGTTTACAGAAAAAATTTCCCCTTCTTTCCGAGATTCCCTTTGATTCTGACCGTAAAAAAATGTCCACTATCAGAAATACACCCCACGACACCATGCTCGTCTGTGAAAAAGGTGCGCCAGATGTCATCTTAAAAGATTGTACAAAGATTTTCATGGGAGGAGAAATAAGAGACCTGACAAAAGATGATGTTCAGGTTATCCTGGAAGAAAACAACAAGATGGCCGGTGCGGCCCTGCGCGTGCTTGGCATCGCATTCAAATTGCCCGACCGGGAAATTACCAACCCCACCCCCGCTGATGTGGAAAAGGACATGATCTTTGCGGGATTATTAGCCATGATTGACCCACCCAGACCCGAAGTCAAAGACGCCGTTGCGATCTGTCATAAGGCAGGCATAAAGACTGTTATGATCACAGGAGACCATAAGAATACGGCCAGGGCGATTGGGGAGGAACTGGGATTTCTCGGCAACAACGTAAAGGCTATCGATGGGGTGGAACTGGACTCACTCCCTGATGAAATTTTGGAAAAGGAGGTATCAAGGATAGCCGTATATGCACGTGTTTCTGCCGAGCACAAGCTCAGGATAGTGAAGGCATGGAAGAAACAGGGCGAGGTTGTAGCCATGACCGGTGACGGTGTAAACGATGCACCTGCCGTAAAGGAAGCAAGTATCGGTGTATCGATGGGTATAACGGGTACGGATGTCACAAAAGAGGCCTCTGATATGATTATAACAGATGACAATTTTGCTTCCATCGAAGCCGCTGTCGAAGAAGGAAGGGGAATTTATGATAATATAAAGAAATCAATCCACTACCTGCTTTCATGTAATGCAGGAGAGATTTTTACGATGCTATTTGCCTCGATATTCAATCTTCCTTTACCTTTATTCCCTATACAGATATTATGGATTAATATCGCAACGGACGGATTACCGGCATTGGCCCTAGGTGTCGACTCAGTAGACCCTGATATCATGAAAAGGCCGGCAAGAAGGTCTGCTGAACAAATTATAGATAGAAATCTTGGCATACTGATACTATTCCAGGGTTTTATCATTGCCACCGGTACCTTATTGGCTTATTTATATATTTTGTATTACACAAGTAGCGCGAAACCTGGTTATCTATATTATTGGTTTACTAACGAAATGATACCGTGTGCGTTCGGCGGTGAGCTACTTGGTGACAAAGAACGGGCAAGGACGGTTGCTTTCTGTGTAATGGTCATCTCCCAATTATTTCACTCTTTGAACTGCAGAAATGCAAAGCTTTCATTATTTAAAATCGGTATTTTTACCAATAAAAAACTTCTGTTGGCAATTGGACTTTCATTGACCATGCAGGTCGCCATCGTTTATATTCCTTTCTTTGAAGATATCTTTAAGGTAACACCATTAGGATTAAAGGACTGGATTATAGTCTTTGGATTTTCTTCTCTTATTTTTGTCATCATGGAGCTAGTTAAATGTTTTAAAAGGGAAAGGTCATAAAAATATTCTTAAATTTCAAATAGCTTTAGAATAGTATAGCTTTCAAACAATCTTGTTGTTCTTACATTTAAATTTTTCGTAACGAAAGGAGAATTGGAGTATGTTGAATAAGAAATTTGTGGGAATAGTTTCTTTTGCGGTTATATCTGTTAGTGTAATGATACTTGGAGGAAATTTTGTTTATGCAGAGGAAGAAACACACAAACATAGTGAAAAGGCTCTTGCACCCGAACATAAAACTGTTGAACCGCCCATGTGTCCCACGTGCAAACAAGTACGTTTAAGTCCAGTGAAGGGAAAGACACTCGCTGCAATGCCCATGGTTTGTCCAGATTGCAAGAACGAGATAGGAGAGGTTGCAGTTCATCATTGTGATAAGTGCGGCAAAGACGTCTTGGCATGCGTAATTTGTCGGAGCACTTCAGCCGAGTTAAAAGCAGCAACTATGGAAGGGAAATGCCCCAAATGCAAAGAAGTACGTGTAAGACCTATCAAGGGGAAGACATTGGCAAAGTGGGAGATGCAGTGCCCCGATTGTAAAAAAACATCAAAAGAATGGCTCGTTGAACATTGTGATAAATGTGGTGTTGATTTCTTAGTTTGCCCAATTTGCAAAAAGGAACAGGAGAAACTAACAAAATAGGTTTAAATATTTTCTAAAATTAGCTTTTTAAAAAGGAGATGTCAGTTCACGGGAGATCAGCCTGTTTTTCCATCAAGATTTTTATCTTTACGAGAACAATGTTACCGATACAGCGCTCTATGAACCCCGATTGCAAGCGATTCTTCATTACAAAGATTATCGCTACTTCCTGATTAATGCCCGGAACGGTGCTGAAGCCGGGGTAGAAGAGTGGGCCGTTGGAATCAAGGAATACAAAGGAGCGGAGGGTACATGGCGGGACGCGGAAGACGGACATCTCGGCATGAACCCGATTGCTCAGGGCTCGGTAGACTCTACCATCGCTATCAGGATGGTGTTGCCTGCCAATGACAGGACTACCTGCTATTACTGGATCGCGGCCGGGACGAAATACAGAGAGGTAAAAGTCCTCAATGCCATCGCTCTGGAGAAAACGCCGGCTGAGCTGATCGACCGCACAAATAATTACTGGCGGTTGTGGGTAACCAAAAGCCTTCCAGATTTTGCTGATCTGCCGCATAAGGTGGTCGAACTCTACCAACGCAGCCTCTTGATTCTCCGCACGCTGACCGATAATCACGGTGGCATCATCGCCGCCAATGACTCAGACCTCTTGCAATTTGGACGCGATACCTACAGCTACATCTGGCCTCGTGACGCGGCACGCGGGGTGTATGCCCTCATTCGGGCGGGATACATAGACATGCCGCGCAATTTCTTCCGTTTTTGTGCCGATGTCATAACCGACGAAGGCTATCTCCTGCATAAATACAACCCGGATGGAAGTCTGGGCAGTTCCTGGCATCCGTGGTACGCCCGTGAGCAGATGGAGATACCTATTCAGGAGGATTCAACGCTTCGTATTTATCAGGGACGCCGCCTTCGATCTTCAGGAGTTTGGATATGCGTTCGATCTGTGATTCCGCCTCGACAAGTTCCTGCTTATACTTTTCTGCGTTCTGTTTATAGACAGCCTCTTTGATTTTGGCAGTGACCAGCAGAGACGCAAGGCCTTGCGTCTCTTTGTTCTGTATACCCAGCCCCTCCACGGCGCTTTTGTGGAATTGTTTAACGGTGTCGTCCGACCAGTTATTTTGCCGTGCCACGCCGTCAATCTCTAAGGCGTCTTCAATGGACAGCTTGCCGGTGTCGACGAGGCCATTCAGGGAGGGCATGAGTTGGATGTCGGGCGGTTCGACCTGGCTCACCACAGGCTTGACAGATTCAGAGGACGGTTGTATAATATTTTTAGAAGGGTTACGGAGCGTCTCGGACGTGTCAGAAGAGGTCTCCCCCAAGGGCCCAGCGGGAAGCATATCATTCGTCGCGACTCTTTTTTTATACATTGTGGTTGGTACTAATTTACCCTTTCCCGTTCTCATTTCCTCGTAAACATAGATTGTTTCATTTACCTTTTTCTGATACGCAATCGTTTCCACGTCCTTTTCGGTTTCGCCTTTACCAATAGTATCTGCCGTATCAATAATCCATGGTATTAATTCGATATCCTCTTTGGTAATCGCTATCTGTTGTTTTGCCTCTTCTGTTTTAGGATCGCCATGTCTTTTAAAAATATGCCTGATGGCGTAGTTGTCGATTACACGTTTATATCCATCAACATCTAGCCCAGTTGCCTTTTTAATCCGATCTGCTTCAATGTGATCTATCACCCCATAATCTACCGCACGTTTTTTGTTCGACAACTTACTTACTGCGTAATCATACAACTCTGCAATCTGCTTCCTTATACCTTCATAGTTCCTTTGTCCCAGGATTTCCTTGCGGCCTGACTGGCTTGCTTCCTGGGTTGCTTGTGCTTCTTTTGCCTGTTGTGTTATGCCTCTGGTAAATGGATGAATAATGCCGGGATGTTTTGCCCGATCGATATTCCTGCCCCAAGTATGTTTTCTTTGAACGAGCCAGGCGGGATTCCTTCATGTAGTCTTTCGAGCTCGATGCCTGATCCCTGGAAGACGTCTTTGCCGTACTGCTTGATTGTTTCCGACCCTGCGATGTCTCCAACGATCTGTGCAAGACCTCCAATCGACTGTGTGGCTGCGAAGGCGGTAGCTGACGGGATCTTCCTAAATACGTCAAAGATACTATCTGTGGGATCGATTCCGGATTTACGATTTCAGATTTGGGATTTCGGATTTTCTATATCCGCATTCCGCCATCCACATTTTGTGCCTGATAATCCTTCCTGATCTTCTCGGCAGCGTCCAGCGGTTCCATTTTTTATCAATGATATAAGAATGGAATACCCGGAGCCATGTCGCCTTTTCTTCCTCTTCCAATACCCCGCCGAATTGCTGTTTGAAATCGATGTCGAAGAGTTCACGGGCGGCCTTGTAGTTGGGGCGGTTCGTGATCTCCTGGTTGCGCTGGAGTTCTTCGATGGCCTTGTTCTTATCGGCAAGGGATATCCCATCGGCGGATATGACGTCTTCCTGCGTAAGGCTATAGGGGTCGGAGTTGATACGATACAGGAGTTTGTTATAAATATCCGGGTCGCAGACCTGCGCTCTACTGGCAGCCCTGACCTTCGCAATTCGAGGGGTAGGCAAACCGCTAAGCCAGCAAATTCAAGGGATCATATAAAAACAGGTTGTCCGAGAATGTGGTCAATAAATAAGAAGAAAAGACACAGTAAATTGCGTGTAAATTAAATGCGATCTATAAACAAACCAGGAAAAGGTTAAAATTTTTCCATTCAAAGCATACTTTTGTATATTCGTATGAAAAAGTACACGAAACTGCCCAATGAGAGATTGTTTTCCTTACATCATCTTATACCGTTGCGGGTTTTATTCCCAGTTTCAGCATCTTTTTTAAATTCCAACCAATACACATCAGGTTAAACTCTGCGCGTACTTTTTCCAGACCGCGTAAGAGAAAGTTTCGATATCCTACATTAAATTTCAAATGCCCAAAGATTGGTTCAATGATATATTGACGCATAAAATATTTTCGTTTCCCATGATCAGACACCAGCTTCTCTCTCATCTTTTGTAAAACCGGACATACATAATTATCACTTGCCGAATCATATTTAAAATTACTGTAGTGATACCGGTTCTCCTCTTTTTCGTATTCTCCTGACTTGTATTGCTGAAAATTACTGTCAGGTACATATCCATCTATTTCTCTTTGCTCTAAATACTCATAATTTGCATAGCTCCCGTATCCACAATCTGCCGCTACTTCTTTAACTTTTTCCTGCGTGTTTAACTCTGTCTGCTCTATCACCGGTTTCAACTGGTTCCGGTCATTCGCCTCTGTTACTGCTTCCCCTGCTACGATAATCCCTGATTCGGTTACTGCTGCCTGACAATTGTATCCAGGACGAATGTCTTTGCTCCCTCCTGATTTCATGTGATTGGCGTCCGTGTCGGTGAGATTGATCTTCTCCCGGTTCTCTTCCTTCATAATCTCTAGTGCCTCTTCGATCTTACTCTTCAGGTGGGTGCGGTCTGAAAGCCTCTTTTGCAATACCTCTTGCCCTGGATCTATTTTGCAGCGGTCGTCTTCCTGATTGTCAATGTTCTCCGCCTCCTTCAATATGCTGGCTATCTCTCCGGTTATTTCTGACAACCATTTCTCAAACCCTGCTTTATCTTTTGTCCGCTTTGCTGAGGCATTGCCTTTTATCTTTGTTCCATCCAGGTATATCTTCCCTATCTGGGTATAGCCTAATGTACTGAATATCCTTACGATATCAACAAAATACCTCTCTATCTCTTTGAGATTATTCTTCCGAAAATCACTGATCGTTCGATGATCCGGTGTATAGCTCTGCATCAGATAGATAAATATATGGCCACTCAGACACCTCTCTGCCAACTTCCTGCTACTGCGTACCCCGGTTGCATACCCGTAAAAAAGCACACTCAAGAGCAACTTCGGATGATACGTTCGCTGACCCAAAAAAGAATATTTGGCCTCTATTGCTTCAGTATCTAATGAAAATACGACCTCTTTCACTAATCGGCACAGATGGTCTTTCGGTAGTACCGTTTCTATGTAGTCCAAAAACGATTCCGGAGTAAATCCTATCAGGGGTCTCTGAAATTCATGGAAGGGCTTAAATTTAGCCATGTGAGTGATTCTCCTCTGTTTTATATTCTCTGGTAAGGTAATTATCGCAATGGATGGATTGTTCGGTAATATGGGTGACTCAAAGAAAAGTTTTAACTGCTTGGCGTGGTTTTGCTGTGTAGATTTCATTTAGTTTTATTATATCATTGAACTTCATAATCGCAACCGATTTACCCTCTTTTCCTGGCTAAATACTAAGAAAAAAAGGACGGCATTCTCGGACAGCCTGTCAAATTGTGACCGAACGGGGCTCTGGTTAATAGGGGCAATTGTTGCGGCTAAAGTGAACTATCATCGCTCCTCTATGGATTGGGTTTCGATCCATACCTTGCTTATTATCATAGTATTGACTATGGAAGGGCATCCCTTGCCTCTGACCTCATGGAAAAATTCCGGGCGCCGGTGGCCGACCGGCTGACCCTGAATCTCATGAATAACAGGGTTTTCGGACAAGAGGACTTTTACTCAAATCCCAATGAAGGAGTATATCTCAGGCGTGAGGCATTGAAGCGGTATTTCGTGGAATACGAAGGCATGCTCAATCGTGAGTTTATCCGGCAAGAAACCGAGGAAAATACCACATTCCAAAAGTGCTTTCGTCTTCAGACGGAAAGACTGGCTTCCTGTATTCAAAATACTATACCGTATATTCCATTTGAGCTTGGAATATAGCCCGGTTACAAAATTAACCACCCTTCTCCTTCGCGAGGCAATGTCATTGAATTAAGGGGAAGAAGTAATAAATATCGGTGAAAAGGCCGATAAAATATGGTAAAATCAGGCAAATTATACCATAGACCATAACTTTGTCATAGGAGAAAAAAGGTGAAGAAAATAGTAAGAAAAATAGTAAACATGAATGGATTTGGTATCGAGATCGCTTTTGCCAAAACCATGCCAAAGCAGTAATAGAAGCCATGAAAAACAAATTATGTTCTCTCGAATTCGTTGAACAGCACAAAAAAAGCAAAAACGACTTTATTCGTAACAGGAAACTGAATTTTACGAACCTTGTCTTATTTATTTTACAGCGAGGAAAAAGCTCATTATAAAGGGAATTAGATACGTTTTTTGCATTCGTGGAAAGGGGCAAGGAAATAACGGCGAATGCATTTTTACGCATGCACGTAAGAAATTATGTCCGGAGGTATTTGTATCACTGAACGATGTATTGGTGGAGAGTTTTTATCATACGGCACCTTGGACATCAAAAACAGGGATAAGGAGGATATTAGCAGTAGATGGAAGCCGTCTGGAGCTTCCGAATAACACGGAGGTGGTAGAGGCATTTGGGAGGGCAAACAAACAGCCGGATGCAAAACCGCTGGGGATAGTATCAGCGCTGTTTGATGTGGTCAATAAGGTGGTACTGGATAGTAGTATTAATCCTGCAAATGCCAGTGAGAATCATCTTGCGTTTTACCATTTAGGGAAGGTAAGGCATGGCGATCTGGTAATCCTTGACAGGGGTTATAAATGTTTATGGCTTATGCTGGGAATAGTGCAAAAGGGAGCAGATTATCTCATTCAGCTTCCCGTAAATGCGTTCAAAGGAGTAGAGCTTTTTAAGAAAACGGAGGGGAGAAAATACGAGTATCAAGAGAATAGAACCTCGGCATTATCTTTTGTAAAGGAAGGATTGATTGCTTTATTTACGGGAGTATCTTTGATCCAAGTTTTAACTCACCTGAAAGAAAAAATAATAAAAAACATTTTACCTATTAGAATAGCTTCTAAAATCTGCTTTTGTGATAATATTTGACCGGAGGGTAAATTCATGGACATCTTTATGAAGGCTGCAATCGATGAGGCAAAATCCGGACTGTGTGAGGGTGGAATTCCTATTGGCTCTGTTCTCGTGAAGGACGGAAAGATTATTGGAAGGGGGCATAATAAACGTGTGCAGGAAAACAATCCCATCATGCACGCTGAAATTAATTGTCTGTATAATGCCGGGAGGATTGGCAGATACCGTGAAACAGTCCTTTATTCCACCTTGATGCCCTGCTATCTTTGCGCCGGTGCA contains:
- a CDS encoding nucleoside deaminase; amino-acid sequence: MDIFMKAAIDEAKSGLCEGGIPIGSVLVKDGKIIGRGHNKRVQENNPIMHAEINCLYNAGRIGRYRETVLYSTLMPCYLCAGAVVQFGIKKVIVGESKTFAGAKAFMESHRVKIVDLNLDECKQLMKDFIQKNPELWNEDIGEL
- a CDS encoding transposase — encoded protein: MAKFKPFHEFQRPLIGFTPESFLDYIETVLPKDHLCRLVKEVVFSLDTEAIEAKYSFLGQRTYHPKLLLSVLFYGYATGVRSSRKLAERCLSGHIFIYLMQSYTPDHRTISDFRKNNLKEIERYFVDIVRIFSTLGYTQIGKIYLDGTKIKGNASAKRTKDKAGFEKWLSEITGEIASILKEAENIDNQEDDRCKIDPGQEVLQKRLSDRTHLKSKIEEALEIMKEENREKINLTDTDANHMKSGGSKDIRPGYNCQAAVTESGIIVAGEAVTEANDRNQLKPVIEQTELNTQEKVKEVAADCGYGSYANYEYLEQREIDGYVPDSNFQQYKSGEYEKEENRYHYSNFKYDSASDNYVCPVLQKMREKLVSDHGKRKYFMRQYIIEPIFGHLKFNVGYRNFLLRGLEKVRAEFNLMCIGWNLKKMLKLGIKPATV
- a CDS encoding transposase; its protein translation is MESFYHTAPWTSKTGIRRILAVDGSRLELPNNTEVVEAFGRANKQPDAKPLGIVSALFDVVNKVVLDSSINPANASENHLAFYHLGKVRHGDLVILDRGYKCLWLMLGIVQKGADYLIQLPVNAFKGVELFKKTEGRKYEYQENRTSALSFVKEGLIALFTGVSLIQVLTHLKEKIIKNILPIRIASKICFCDNI
- a CDS encoding cation-translocating P-type ATPase, translating into MADKMIDTSWHTMSVDEVIRRLDTNPDTGLSNRESDNRLRKYGYNQLEEKEGVSPLLLFLEQFNNFIVWVLIGAAIISGVLEEWVDALAIIAIVIINAIIGFIQEYRAEKSLAALQKMSAPFSRVMREGELHSIPSREIVPGDMVLLEAGDYVPADGRLCSSFSLNTQEASLTGESTPVSKSIEPLPNPSLPIGDRKNMVFMGTSVTNGKGTCVVVTTGMHTELGKIAGLIQEAGKEETPLQRKLEVFGKKLVYLCLGIVTLVFLLELWRKDPLLEAFLISVSLAVAAIPEGLPAIVTIALALGVQRMVKRHVLIRKLPSVETLGCATVICSDKTGTLTQNEMTVRKMFVNGKTVDISGTGYAPEGNFTFNNMPLSEIDKRMVTCVLGIGVLCNNAHLKRDNTTWKVIGDPTEGAILSAAAKTGIWKESLQKKFPLLSEIPFDSDRKKMSTIRNTPHDTMLVCEKGAPDVILKDCTKIFMGGEIRDLTKDDVQVILEENNKMAGAALRVLGIAFKLPDREITNPTPADVEKDMIFAGLLAMIDPPRPEVKDAVAICHKAGIKTVMITGDHKNTARAIGEELGFLGNNVKAIDGVELDSLPDEILEKEVSRIAVYARVSAEHKLRIVKAWKKQGEVVAMTGDGVNDAPAVKEASIGVSMGITGTDVTKEASDMIITDDNFASIEAAVEEGRGIYDNIKKSIHYLLSCNAGEIFTMLFASIFNLPLPLFPIQILWINIATDGLPALALGVDSVDPDIMKRPARRSAEQIIDRNLGILILFQGFIIATGTLLAYLYILYYTSSAKPGYLYYWFTNEMIPCAFGGELLGDKERARTVAFCVMVISQLFHSLNCRNAKLSLFKIGIFTNKKLLLAIGLSLTMQVAIVYIPFFEDIFKVTPLGLKDWIIVFGFSSLIFVIMELVKCFKRERS